A DNA window from Streptomyces sp. 71268 contains the following coding sequences:
- a CDS encoding DUF6745 domain-containing protein, translating into MTNIVGEQRTAGEGQATGGRPAVDERRTPAPSGGAGGTDWRAVAATTAGADRAEAEAGVRLAYRQAGLAEPERVVWADSPLVGTAAVLSLTGQRATLPSDVEARAARALRAAGVDPDAPRPGRSVREAVRTAPWEAERRRVLAELGPQGWAARWALTSAPLWELTRGLTDRVRAGIIIGLAGPDQGRATGVVIGAGTTAPAPGAGPDERQGGVQDERRGEPQGEQRGAARETAVRLALASAVLGQHDAAWLAAFDGAEALTGVSAVARAAGWWWPYENVAVISERPRELHRDEAGRLDRGDGPALAYPDGFALYAWRGMPVPADFLEGLDALDARRIRTEENAELRRVMLEHYRYDRYLSESGAQPVHRDETGVLWRIELEGDEPVVMVEVVNSTPEPDGSSRTYWLRVPPRTRTAREGVAWTFGLSAEAYEPQRQT; encoded by the coding sequence ATGACGAACATCGTTGGGGAACAGCGGACCGCCGGGGAAGGGCAGGCCACGGGAGGGCGGCCGGCCGTGGACGAGCGGCGGACGCCGGCGCCGTCGGGCGGCGCGGGCGGGACGGACTGGCGCGCGGTCGCCGCGACCACCGCTGGCGCCGACCGCGCGGAAGCCGAGGCCGGCGTGCGACTGGCCTATCGGCAGGCTGGCCTGGCCGAGCCCGAGCGGGTGGTGTGGGCCGACTCGCCCCTGGTGGGCACCGCGGCCGTGCTGTCGCTGACGGGGCAGCGCGCGACGCTGCCCTCCGACGTCGAAGCGCGCGCCGCGCGGGCGCTGCGCGCGGCGGGTGTCGACCCGGACGCGCCACGGCCGGGCCGTTCGGTGCGTGAGGCGGTGCGCACCGCACCGTGGGAGGCCGAACGGCGGCGCGTGCTCGCCGAACTCGGCCCGCAGGGATGGGCCGCGCGATGGGCGCTGACCTCGGCGCCCCTGTGGGAGCTGACGCGGGGCCTGACCGACCGCGTCCGCGCCGGCATCATCATCGGCCTGGCCGGCCCCGATCAGGGGCGCGCCACCGGCGTGGTCATCGGCGCGGGCACCACCGCGCCGGCGCCCGGGGCCGGGCCCGACGAGCGACAGGGCGGGGTACAGGACGAGCGGCGGGGCGAGCCACAGGGCGAACAACGCGGCGCGGCCCGGGAGACCGCGGTGCGGCTGGCCCTCGCGTCGGCCGTGTTGGGTCAGCACGACGCGGCCTGGCTGGCCGCCTTCGACGGGGCCGAAGCGCTGACCGGGGTGAGCGCGGTGGCCCGCGCGGCCGGTTGGTGGTGGCCGTACGAGAACGTGGCGGTCATCAGCGAACGCCCCCGCGAGCTGCACCGGGACGAGGCGGGCCGGCTCGACCGCGGTGACGGTCCGGCCCTCGCCTACCCCGACGGCTTCGCCCTGTACGCCTGGCGGGGCATGCCGGTGCCGGCCGACTTCCTGGAGGGCCTCGACGCGCTGGACGCCCGGCGCATCCGCACCGAGGAGAACGCCGAGTTGCGCCGCGTGATGCTGGAGCACTATAGGTACGACCGCTACCTCAGCGAGTCCGGCGCCCAGCCGGTGCACCGGGACGAGACGGGCGTGCTGTGGCGCATCGAGTTGGAGGGTGACGAGCCGGTGGTGATGGTCGAGGTGGTCAACTCCACACCGGAGCCCGACGGTTCGTCCCGTACGTACTGGCTGCGGGTGCCGCCGCGCACCCGCACCGCGCGCGAGGGCGTGGCCTGGACGTTCGGGCTCAGCGCCGAGGCGTACGAGCCGCAGCGGCAGACCTGA
- a CDS encoding STM4015 family protein: MTVEHLQELHGLPTFVFPSKGESTELPAAEVVAWSIAASPYSDETESFTGVFERFLATVDVAKVRALIIGQWGEPYDNSSDDVIELLVAAKDRLTSLEALFIGDLEAEEAEISWIEHGDVTPVLAAYPRLRELGVRGGTGLLFPPVRHEALRTLTFEAGGLPGEVVRGVVASDLPALEYLEMWLGVEEYGGDATVADLAPLLDGGRFPRLRHLGLRNSEIQDEIATAVAAAPVVAQLASLDLSLGVLSDAGALALLDGQPLTHLKWIDLHHNFVTEEVANRLRAAWEPAGVEVGLSETGDSWEDGDEIHRYTAVAE, translated from the coding sequence ATGACCGTTGAGCACCTGCAAGAACTGCACGGACTGCCGACCTTCGTCTTCCCGTCCAAGGGCGAGTCGACGGAGTTGCCGGCCGCGGAGGTCGTCGCCTGGTCGATCGCCGCGTCGCCGTACAGCGACGAGACGGAGTCGTTCACGGGGGTCTTCGAGCGGTTCCTGGCGACCGTGGACGTCGCCAAGGTGCGCGCGTTGATCATCGGCCAGTGGGGCGAGCCGTACGACAACAGCTCCGACGACGTGATCGAGCTGCTGGTGGCCGCGAAGGACCGGCTGACCTCCCTGGAGGCCCTGTTCATCGGGGACCTGGAGGCCGAGGAGGCGGAGATCTCCTGGATCGAGCACGGCGACGTGACGCCCGTATTGGCCGCCTATCCGCGACTGCGCGAGCTGGGCGTGCGCGGCGGCACCGGGTTGCTGTTCCCCCCGGTCAGGCACGAGGCGTTGCGCACGCTGACCTTCGAGGCCGGCGGCCTGCCCGGTGAGGTGGTGCGCGGCGTGGTCGCCAGCGACCTGCCGGCCCTGGAGTACCTGGAGATGTGGCTGGGTGTGGAGGAGTACGGCGGGGACGCCACGGTCGCCGACCTGGCGCCGCTGCTCGACGGCGGCCGCTTCCCGCGCCTGCGCCACCTCGGGTTGCGTAACAGCGAGATCCAGGACGAGATCGCCACGGCCGTGGCCGCCGCGCCCGTGGTGGCCCAGCTCGCCTCGCTCGACCTCTCGCTGGGTGTGCTCAGCGACGCGGGCGCCCTGGCGCTGCTCGACGGTCAGCCGCTCACCCACCTCAAGTGGATCGACCTGCACCACAACTTCGTCACCGAGGAGGTGGCCAACCGGCTGCGCGCCGCGTGGGAGCCGGCCGGGGTCGAGGTCGGCCTCTCGGAGACCGGCGACTCGTGGGAGGACGGCGACGAGATCCACCGCTACACGGCGGTCGCCGAGTGA
- a CDS encoding MBL fold metallo-hydrolase yields the protein MTGPHARRKPIAALRPAAFGADPAGERLARMRRSPQFAAGQFRNPLPTRTLLPGSTRRLLLTQLSKVDRARRAPRGHVPVHHPIAADWAAEPASGLRLTWMGHSSVLAEIDGHRVLFDPVWGQRCSPFPFAGPRRLHPVPLPLAELPPVDVVVISHDHYDHLDMPTIRALARTDTAFVVPLGVGADLEHWGVPATRITELDWHESGEVGHLTLTATPARHFCGRGLRGGQHTLWASWVVAGPRHRIFHSGDTGYFAEFANIGRRYGPFDATMIQIGAYSDFWPEIHMTPAEGVRTHLDLQGGASGVLLPVHWATFNLAPHPWAEPAEWTRDAAADAGVPVAFPVPGQSFEPAGEVPVAPWWRVACEPVDRPWRRPEAADTRPPASADRAPGELGGER from the coding sequence TTGACCGGCCCCCACGCTCGACGCAAGCCCATCGCCGCGCTGCGGCCGGCGGCCTTCGGGGCCGACCCGGCGGGAGAGCGGTTGGCACGCATGCGGCGGTCGCCGCAGTTCGCCGCCGGCCAGTTCCGCAACCCGTTGCCGACCCGCACCCTGCTCCCCGGCTCCACCCGTCGGCTGCTGCTCACCCAGCTCAGCAAGGTCGACCGGGCCCGCAGGGCGCCGCGTGGGCACGTACCGGTGCACCACCCGATCGCGGCTGACTGGGCAGCGGAGCCGGCGTCAGGATTGCGGCTCACCTGGATGGGACACTCCAGCGTGCTGGCCGAGATCGACGGGCATCGGGTGCTCTTCGACCCGGTGTGGGGCCAGCGGTGCTCGCCCTTCCCCTTCGCCGGGCCACGGCGCCTGCACCCGGTGCCGCTGCCGCTGGCGGAGCTGCCGCCGGTGGACGTCGTGGTCATCTCCCACGACCACTACGACCACCTCGACATGCCGACGATCCGCGCCCTGGCCCGCACCGACACCGCCTTCGTCGTGCCGCTGGGCGTCGGGGCCGATCTGGAGCACTGGGGGGTGCCGGCCACCCGGATCACCGAGTTGGACTGGCACGAGTCCGGCGAGGTCGGCCACCTCACGCTGACCGCGACGCCGGCCCGCCACTTCTGCGGGCGCGGGCTGCGCGGCGGACAACACACGCTGTGGGCCTCCTGGGTCGTGGCCGGTCCGCGCCACCGGATCTTCCACAGCGGGGACACCGGGTACTTCGCGGAGTTCGCGAACATCGGCCGGCGGTACGGGCCGTTCGACGCGACGATGATCCAGATCGGCGCGTACAGCGATTTCTGGCCCGAGATCCACATGACGCCCGCCGAGGGGGTGCGCACACACCTCGACCTCCAGGGCGGGGCCAGCGGCGTGCTCCTCCCTGTGCACTGGGCCACCTTCAACCTGGCCCCGCACCCGTGGGCCGAGCCGGCCGAGTGGACCAGGGACGCCGCCGCGGACGCCGGCGTGCCGGTGGCCTTCCCCGTTCCCGGGCAGTCGTTCGAGCCCGCGGGGGAGGTGCCGGTGGCCCCCTGGTGGCGTGTGGCGTGCGAACCCGTCGACCGCCCGTGGCGCCGCCCCGAGGCCGCGGACACGCGGCCGCCGGCCAGCGCGGACCGTGCACCTGGCGAGCTGGGTGGCGAGCGGTGA
- a CDS encoding aromatic acid exporter family protein: MPDVKEPVAELTKRSRHPTVVQAIRSTAAATISYAVALQLSSEPVPLTAPLTALLVVQVTLYATLTTGIRRVNAVVSGVLIAIAFSSLVGLSWWSLGLIILASLAAGHLVKVREFTAEVAISAMLVLGVTRVANTAWDRVLETLIGAVVGLLFNFFFAPPVWVQTASEHIEDLACRLRELLLHISGGLGEHTPVDRAAARLHEARRLDNDVARVDAALRQAEDSLRLNPRVKEGLLHRVVLRTGLDTLEICTVVVRVLTRTLTDLAKHRRDEPLFEPEVADALAELIEHVADAVESFATLVTTQVSADAQQAETRLTEVLDAAADRRERAARLLGESVRDDPRQWHLRGALLSEIDRMLDEMDMEHRTTRLMEELDRNAREDRGRFPRLRKLVRL, encoded by the coding sequence GTGCCCGACGTGAAGGAGCCCGTAGCCGAACTGACCAAGCGCAGCCGCCACCCCACCGTCGTGCAGGCGATACGGTCCACGGCGGCGGCGACCATCTCGTATGCCGTCGCCCTCCAGCTCAGCAGCGAACCGGTGCCGCTGACCGCGCCGCTGACCGCCCTGCTCGTCGTGCAGGTCACCCTGTACGCCACGCTGACCACCGGCATCCGCCGGGTCAACGCGGTGGTCTCCGGGGTGCTCATCGCCATCGCGTTCAGCTCCCTCGTCGGGCTGTCCTGGTGGAGCCTCGGCCTGATCATCCTGGCCTCGCTGGCCGCGGGGCACCTGGTCAAGGTGCGCGAGTTCACCGCCGAGGTGGCGATCAGCGCCATGCTCGTCCTCGGCGTGACCCGGGTGGCCAACACGGCCTGGGACCGGGTGTTGGAGACGCTGATCGGGGCCGTGGTCGGACTGCTGTTCAACTTCTTCTTCGCACCGCCGGTCTGGGTGCAGACCGCCAGCGAGCACATCGAGGACCTGGCCTGCCGGCTGCGCGAGCTGCTGCTGCACATCAGCGGCGGGCTCGGCGAGCACACCCCCGTCGACCGCGCCGCGGCCCGCCTGCACGAGGCCCGCCGGCTGGACAACGACGTCGCCCGGGTGGATGCCGCGCTGCGCCAGGCGGAGGACAGCCTGCGCCTCAACCCACGGGTCAAGGAGGGCCTGTTGCACCGGGTGGTGCTGCGTACGGGCCTGGACACGTTGGAGATCTGCACCGTGGTGGTGCGCGTGCTCACCCGTACGCTCACCGACCTGGCCAAGCACCGCAGGGACGAGCCGCTGTTCGAGCCCGAGGTGGCCGACGCGCTGGCGGAGCTGATCGAGCACGTCGCCGACGCCGTCGAGAGCTTCGCCACCCTGGTCACCACGCAGGTCAGCGCCGACGCGCAGCAGGCCGAGACGCGGCTGACCGAGGTGTTGGACGCGGCGGCGGACCGCCGGGAGCGGGCCGCGCGCCTGCTCGGCGAGTCCGTCCGGGACGATCCCCGCCAGTGGCACCTGCGTGGCGCGCTGCTCTCGGAGATCGACCGGATGCTGGACGAGATGGACATGGAGCACCGCACCACGCGCCTCATGGAGGAACTCGACCGCAACGCCCGCGAGGACCGCGGACGCTTTCCCCGGCTGCGCAAGCTCGTCAGGCTGTGA
- a CDS encoding STM4014 family protein: protein MVTSYAPDERGPRFAVVGVREGRRVALFTAAARAAGLAAPRVWDWSEVLRAGAVFEPGEIVRIDSPGEDEAAERALRGVDDPTRVEGTARWYARFTSAVAEVADAARAAGAQLLDDPSELAVLFDKRRCHGALRAAGVPVPPSPTSIAPATPPRAPSTPAGGADAVEPVGPRAPVRGWDDVRALLAGPGGLRRAFVKLAHGSSASGVLAVEWAGPGRVSARTSVERSPDGRLFNSLRVRRYATEAEVAALVDALAPDGLHVERWLPKASQRGRAADLRIVVVGGRATHAVVRTSRSPMTNLHLGGARGELVAARAATEAAGVAWGEVLGLAERAAACFPGTLCVGVDVLPGTGWRHFAVGEVNAFGDLLPRLTGLPGSGAEGLDTYGAQIAAVTTKEHRHHVTR, encoded by the coding sequence ATCGTCACGTCGTACGCGCCGGATGAGCGGGGTCCGCGCTTCGCGGTCGTCGGAGTGCGGGAGGGCCGGCGGGTGGCGCTGTTCACCGCCGCCGCTCGCGCCGCGGGGCTCGCCGCCCCGCGCGTGTGGGACTGGTCCGAGGTGCTGCGCGCGGGGGCCGTCTTCGAGCCGGGCGAGATCGTGCGGATCGACTCGCCGGGCGAGGACGAGGCCGCGGAGCGCGCGCTGCGCGGCGTGGACGACCCGACCCGGGTGGAGGGCACGGCCCGCTGGTACGCGCGGTTCACCTCGGCTGTGGCGGAGGTGGCCGACGCGGCGCGAGCCGCGGGAGCCCAACTCCTGGACGATCCCAGCGAGTTGGCCGTGCTGTTCGACAAGCGGCGCTGTCACGGTGCGTTGCGGGCCGCCGGCGTGCCGGTGCCGCCGTCGCCGACCTCGATCGCGCCCGCGACTCCCCCACGGGCGCCGTCGACCCCGGCCGGCGGGGCCGACGCGGTCGAGCCCGTGGGGCCCCGCGCGCCCGTGCGGGGCTGGGACGACGTGCGCGCGTTGCTCGCCGGACCGGGCGGGTTGCGGCGCGCCTTCGTGAAGCTCGCGCACGGCTCGTCGGCCTCCGGCGTGCTGGCCGTCGAGTGGGCCGGGCCCGGCCGGGTGTCCGCCAGGACCTCGGTGGAGCGCTCCCCCGACGGACGGCTGTTCAACTCGCTGCGCGTGCGCCGCTACGCCACCGAGGCGGAGGTCGCCGCGCTGGTGGACGCGCTCGCGCCGGACGGGCTGCACGTCGAGCGCTGGCTGCCGAAGGCGTCGCAGCGCGGGCGCGCCGCCGACCTGCGGATCGTGGTGGTCGGCGGGCGGGCCACGCACGCCGTCGTGCGTACCAGCCGGTCCCCGATGACCAACCTGCACCTGGGCGGGGCGCGCGGCGAGTTGGTCGCCGCCCGGGCCGCGACCGAGGCCGCCGGCGTGGCCTGGGGCGAGGTGCTGGGCCTGGCCGAGCGGGCCGCCGCCTGCTTCCCGGGCACCCTGTGCGTCGGCGTCGACGTGCTGCCCGGCACGGGCTGGCGGCACTTCGCCGTCGGCGAGGTCAACGCCTTCGGCGACCTGTTGCCCCGGCTGACCGGCCTACCCGGCAGCGGCGCCGAGGGACTCGACACCTACGGGGCGCAGATCGCCGCCGTCACGACGAAGGAGCACCGCCACCATGTCACCCGCTGA